A genomic segment from Variovorax paradoxus B4 encodes:
- the glgB gene encoding 1,4-alpha-glucan branching protein GlgB: MPPLLLPEREVHALMRAEHDDPFAVLGPHETRDGLLVRALLPGAQSVAVMHTRTGWPLAMLSRQEGSDLFAGLVPAAEALLGYSFQVDWGTHTSRLEDPYRFAFVLGATDVWLLSEGTHLRPWERLGAHLREMDGVKGVAFAVWAPNARRVSVVGDFNNWDGRRHTMRLRRECGVWEIFAPQVAVGDSYEFEILSAQGEVLRKADPFAFSSRLRPETACVVAPLPAPMAMPPERAAANGRHAPMSIYEVHLGSWRRKNGHEWLDYRELADTLVPYARDMGFTHIELLPVSEHPFDGSWGYQPIGLYAPTSRFGTPGDFRHLVEAAHAAGLGVILDWVPAHFPTDAHGLGRFDGTALYEYADPREGFHNDWKTLIFNYGRTEVRNYLVGNALYWLERYGVDGLRVDAVASMLYRDYSRKPGEWVPNAYGGRENLEAIAFLRRMNQVVGVERPGAVTLAEESTSFPGVTRPPEDGGLGFHYKWNMGWMNDTLAYAGTDPVHRKHHHQQITFGLMYAHSENFVLPLSHDEVVHGKGSMLGRMPGDEWQKFAGLRNLYGYLWAYPGKKLLFMGGEFAQAAEWNADRSLDWHLLEHASHQGVRRLVRDLNNVYRHFPALYELDTERAGFEWLVHDDWEQSVFAFVRRARDGSFVVAVCNFTPLPRHGYRLGVPAAGAYREAINTDGAVYGGSGVGNGVVDSAPVPWHGRADSISISVPPLATVMWVLA; this comes from the coding sequence ATGCCTCCCCTGCTGCTGCCTGAACGCGAAGTCCATGCGCTGATGCGCGCCGAGCACGACGATCCGTTCGCGGTGCTCGGCCCCCACGAAACACGCGACGGCCTGCTGGTGCGCGCGCTGCTGCCGGGGGCGCAGAGCGTGGCCGTGATGCACACGCGCACGGGCTGGCCGCTGGCCATGCTGTCGCGGCAGGAAGGCTCCGACCTCTTCGCGGGCCTGGTGCCCGCGGCGGAGGCGCTCCTGGGCTATTCGTTCCAGGTCGACTGGGGCACGCACACCTCGCGGCTCGAGGACCCGTACCGCTTTGCCTTCGTGCTGGGCGCCACCGATGTGTGGCTGCTGTCCGAGGGCACGCACCTGCGGCCCTGGGAGCGGCTGGGCGCGCACCTGCGCGAGATGGATGGCGTGAAGGGCGTGGCCTTCGCGGTCTGGGCGCCCAATGCGCGGCGCGTCTCGGTGGTCGGCGACTTCAACAACTGGGACGGCCGGCGCCACACGATGCGGCTGCGCCGCGAGTGCGGCGTGTGGGAAATCTTCGCGCCGCAGGTGGCCGTGGGCGACAGCTACGAGTTCGAAATCCTCTCGGCCCAGGGCGAGGTGCTGCGCAAGGCCGACCCCTTCGCCTTTTCCTCGCGCCTGCGGCCCGAGACCGCCTGCGTGGTGGCGCCGCTGCCCGCACCGATGGCCATGCCGCCCGAGCGTGCCGCCGCCAATGGCCGCCATGCGCCGATGAGCATCTACGAGGTGCACCTGGGCTCCTGGCGCCGCAAGAACGGCCATGAATGGCTGGACTACCGCGAGCTGGCCGACACGCTGGTGCCGTACGCGCGCGACATGGGCTTCACGCACATCGAGCTGCTGCCGGTCAGCGAGCACCCGTTCGACGGCTCGTGGGGCTACCAGCCGATCGGCCTTTATGCGCCCACCTCGCGCTTCGGCACGCCCGGCGACTTCCGCCATCTCGTCGAAGCCGCGCATGCCGCGGGGCTGGGCGTGATCCTCGACTGGGTGCCCGCGCACTTTCCCACCGACGCGCACGGCCTCGGCCGTTTCGACGGCACCGCGCTCTACGAATACGCCGACCCGCGCGAAGGCTTCCACAACGACTGGAAGACGCTCATCTTCAACTACGGCCGTACGGAGGTGCGCAACTACCTGGTCGGCAATGCGCTGTACTGGCTCGAGCGCTACGGCGTGGACGGCCTGCGCGTCGATGCGGTGGCCTCCATGCTCTACCGCGACTACAGCCGCAAGCCCGGCGAATGGGTGCCCAACGCCTATGGCGGGCGCGAGAACCTCGAAGCCATCGCTTTCCTGCGGCGCATGAACCAGGTGGTGGGCGTCGAGCGCCCGGGCGCCGTCACGCTGGCCGAGGAGTCGACGAGTTTTCCGGGCGTGACGCGGCCGCCCGAGGATGGCGGCCTCGGCTTCCACTACAAATGGAACATGGGCTGGATGAACGACACCCTGGCCTATGCGGGCACCGACCCGGTCCACCGCAAGCACCACCACCAGCAGATCACCTTCGGCCTGATGTATGCGCACAGCGAGAACTTCGTGCTGCCGCTCTCGCACGACGAGGTGGTGCACGGCAAGGGCTCGATGCTCGGGCGCATGCCCGGCGACGAGTGGCAGAAGTTCGCGGGGCTGCGCAATCTTTATGGCTACCTCTGGGCCTATCCGGGCAAGAAGCTGCTGTTCATGGGCGGCGAATTCGCCCAGGCAGCGGAATGGAACGCCGACCGCAGCCTCGACTGGCACCTGCTGGAGCACGCGTCGCACCAGGGCGTCCGGCGGCTGGTGCGCGACCTGAACAACGTGTACCGGCACTTCCCCGCGCTGTACGAACTCGATACCGAAAGGGCCGGCTTCGAGTGGCTGGTGCATGACGACTGGGAGCAGTCGGTGTTCGCCTTCGTGCGCCGGGCCCGCGACGGCTCTTTCGTGGTGGCGGTGTGCAACTTCACGCCGCTGCCGCGCCACGGCTATCGCCTCGGGGTGCCTGCGGCGGGCGCGTACCGCGAGGCCATCAACACCGACGGCGCCGTGTACGGCGGCAGCGGTGTCGGCAATGGCGTGGTCGACAGCGCACCGGTTCCCTGGCACGGCAGGGCCGACTCCATTTCCATCAGCGTGCCGCCCCTGGCCACCGTGATGTGGGTGCTGGCTTGA
- a CDS encoding flavin-containing monooxygenase, with product MTTDFASLALSPSPEGLAALEQRLAKDLECLGWPARSWMPVRAHGGEPVLDVAIIGAGQAGLAAAAALAQQGIRAVVFDRSPAGNEGPWATTARMETLRSPKELTGPALGLPSLTFRAWFEAQFGAEAWGSMDKIPRLQWMDYLRWYRRVMSVDVRNDTAVTGIQPLPDAAMVRLALRTPAGAQRVLARRVVLATGRDGLGGPAVPAFVNALPRSQWAHSSDEMDYGRLAGLRVGVVGAGSSAMDSAGTALEAGARSVELLIRRPDLPRVNKGKGAGVPGLTQGHYDLPDAFKWRVRHYINVANVPPPHGSTLRVSRYPNAFFNFGCPVLSIEPQGRSMRVATPRGDFEFDFLIVSTGFKIDWRSRPEFDTIASHVRTWKDRFVPAPGAEDQELADSPDLGPVFEFRERAAGQCPGLDRIHCFCYPAALSHGTVSGDIPAISDGARRLASGMASLFYREDFEQHFANLEAYSEPELFGDEWVPAPPPAERS from the coding sequence ATGACAACCGACTTCGCCTCCCTCGCACTTTCCCCGTCGCCAGAAGGACTCGCCGCACTCGAGCAGCGGCTTGCCAAGGATCTCGAATGCCTCGGCTGGCCCGCGCGCTCTTGGATGCCCGTTCGCGCGCACGGCGGCGAGCCCGTGCTGGACGTGGCCATCATCGGTGCCGGCCAGGCCGGACTGGCCGCCGCCGCGGCCCTGGCGCAGCAAGGCATCCGGGCCGTGGTGTTCGACCGCTCGCCCGCGGGCAACGAGGGCCCGTGGGCCACCACGGCGCGCATGGAAACGCTGCGCTCGCCCAAGGAACTGACCGGTCCCGCGCTGGGGCTGCCCTCGCTGACCTTTCGCGCCTGGTTCGAGGCCCAGTTCGGCGCCGAGGCCTGGGGCTCGATGGACAAGATCCCGCGCCTGCAGTGGATGGACTACCTGCGCTGGTACCGCCGCGTGATGTCGGTGGACGTGCGCAACGACACGGCCGTCACCGGCATCCAGCCGCTGCCCGATGCGGCGATGGTGCGGCTGGCGTTGCGCACGCCAGCCGGCGCGCAGCGGGTGCTGGCACGCCGCGTCGTGCTTGCCACGGGGCGCGACGGGCTCGGCGGCCCTGCGGTTCCCGCTTTCGTCAATGCGCTGCCGCGCTCGCAATGGGCGCACTCGTCCGACGAGATGGACTACGGCAGGCTGGCCGGACTGCGCGTGGGCGTGGTCGGCGCGGGCTCGTCGGCCATGGACAGCGCGGGCACCGCGCTGGAAGCTGGCGCGCGCAGCGTCGAACTGCTGATCCGCCGGCCCGACCTGCCGCGCGTCAACAAGGGCAAGGGCGCCGGCGTGCCGGGCCTGACGCAGGGCCACTACGACCTGCCCGACGCGTTCAAGTGGCGCGTGCGCCACTACATCAACGTGGCCAACGTGCCGCCGCCGCATGGCAGCACGCTGCGCGTCTCGCGGTACCCCAACGCATTCTTCAATTTCGGCTGTCCCGTGCTCTCGATCGAGCCGCAGGGCAGGTCGATGCGCGTGGCCACGCCCAGGGGAGATTTCGAGTTCGACTTTCTCATTGTTTCCACCGGTTTCAAGATCGACTGGCGCAGCCGTCCCGAGTTCGACACCATTGCATCGCATGTGCGAACGTGGAAGGACCGCTTCGTGCCCGCCCCCGGCGCCGAGGACCAGGAGCTGGCCGATTCGCCCGATCTCGGGCCGGTGTTCGAATTCCGCGAGCGCGCGGCGGGCCAATGCCCGGGCCTGGACCGCATCCATTGCTTCTGCTATCCGGCGGCCTTGTCGCACGGCACGGTGTCGGGCGACATTCCCGCGATCAGCGATGGCGCCAGGCGGCTTGCGAGCGGCATGGCCAGCCTGTTCTATCGCGAGGACTTCGAGCAGCACTTCGCCAACCTCGAGGCCTACAGCGAGCCCGAACTGTTCGGCGACGAATGGGTGCCCGCGCCGCCGCCCGCCGAACGCAGCTGA
- the glgX gene encoding glycogen debranching protein GlgX, translating into MLSPGSPFPPGATLSPNGVNFALVAPNAEAVELCLFDGTGQHEQQRLRLPAFTDGVWHGLLPSGRAGLVYGFRVHGPWAPHAGQRFNPARLLLDPYAREIVGRYDGSDLFLGHDPANPAQRNTRDNGAVALKGRVAAAGGSSAAPGHARIPAGERVLYELHVRGQTRLHPGVPAALRGTYAGLAEPVVLDHLQGLGVTTLSLMPVQHRADEQRLLAMDLSNYWGYNTIGWFAPEARYWSGRAGTTPAGEFRALADAVHARGMELVIDVVYNHSAETDEFGPTLSLRGIDNALYYHLRADDRALYANWTGCGNCLNLAEPRVLQLVMDSLRHWACELGVDGFRFDLAPVLGRGANGIFDSRAPFFAAIAQDPVLSRTLLIAEPWDIGPGGYRLGEFPPGWLEWNDRYRDTQRGFWLRQGREGAAGLGDFAHRFTASSAQFAHQGRAPTASVNFITAHDGFTLRDLLSYEERHNLANGENNRDGHAHNLSNNCGVEGPTDDPAVQAERGRLQRALIAALLLSQGTPMLLAGDELGHSQQGNNNAYCQDNATTWLAWIGAHDPASEAARLSAFVARLVALRREAPVLRSTRWWPALPAEGAPGIHWLRPDGQPMQEADWHGGTALAILFEAAAADAGAWLVLVNAGPATVSFALPAGSWQWRLATDDPAPDAAAAPQQPHAGTVEVPHSSIRIARR; encoded by the coding sequence ATGCTGAGTCCGGGTTCCCCCTTCCCTCCTGGCGCGACGCTCTCGCCGAACGGCGTGAACTTCGCGCTCGTGGCGCCCAACGCCGAAGCCGTCGAGCTCTGCCTTTTCGACGGCACGGGCCAGCACGAGCAACAGCGCCTGCGGCTGCCGGCCTTCACCGATGGCGTCTGGCACGGGCTGCTGCCGAGCGGGCGCGCCGGGCTGGTCTACGGCTTTCGCGTGCACGGGCCGTGGGCGCCGCATGCGGGGCAGCGCTTCAATCCCGCGAGGCTGCTGCTCGACCCGTATGCGCGCGAGATCGTCGGGCGCTATGACGGCAGCGATCTGTTCCTGGGACACGACCCAGCGAATCCGGCCCAGCGCAACACGCGCGACAACGGCGCCGTGGCGCTCAAGGGGCGCGTGGCGGCAGCCGGCGGCAGTTCGGCCGCACCTGGCCATGCCCGCATCCCGGCCGGCGAGCGCGTGCTCTACGAACTGCATGTGCGCGGCCAGACCCGGCTGCACCCGGGCGTGCCCGCTGCCTTGCGCGGCACCTATGCCGGCCTGGCCGAGCCCGTGGTGCTCGACCACCTCCAGGGCCTCGGCGTCACCACGCTGAGCCTGATGCCGGTGCAGCACCGCGCCGACGAACAGCGGCTGCTCGCCATGGACCTCAGCAACTACTGGGGCTACAACACCATCGGCTGGTTCGCGCCCGAGGCGCGCTACTGGAGCGGCCGCGCCGGCACCACGCCGGCCGGCGAATTCCGCGCCCTGGCCGACGCGGTGCATGCGCGCGGCATGGAGCTGGTGATCGACGTGGTCTACAACCACAGCGCCGAAACCGACGAATTCGGCCCCACGCTCTCGCTGCGCGGCATCGACAACGCGCTGTACTACCACCTGCGCGCCGACGACCGCGCGCTCTACGCCAACTGGACCGGCTGCGGCAATTGCCTCAACCTGGCTGAGCCGCGCGTGCTGCAACTGGTCATGGACAGCCTGCGCCACTGGGCCTGCGAGCTCGGCGTCGACGGCTTCCGCTTCGATCTCGCGCCCGTGCTGGGCCGCGGCGCCAATGGCATCTTCGACTCGCGCGCCCCCTTCTTCGCGGCCATCGCGCAAGACCCCGTGCTCTCGCGCACGCTGCTGATCGCGGAGCCCTGGGACATCGGGCCGGGCGGCTACCGCCTGGGTGAATTCCCGCCGGGCTGGCTCGAATGGAACGACCGCTACCGCGACACGCAGCGCGGCTTCTGGCTGCGCCAGGGGCGCGAAGGCGCCGCCGGCCTCGGCGATTTCGCGCACCGCTTCACCGCCTCGAGCGCACAGTTCGCCCACCAGGGCCGCGCGCCCACCGCCAGCGTCAATTTCATCACCGCGCACGACGGCTTCACGCTGCGCGACCTGCTCAGCTACGAAGAGCGGCACAACCTGGCCAACGGCGAAAACAACCGCGACGGCCATGCGCACAACCTGAGCAACAACTGCGGCGTCGAAGGCCCGACCGACGACCCCGCCGTGCAGGCCGAGCGCGGCCGCCTGCAGCGCGCGCTGATCGCCGCGCTGCTGCTGTCGCAGGGCACGCCCATGCTGCTGGCCGGCGACGAGCTCGGCCACAGCCAGCAAGGCAACAACAACGCCTACTGCCAGGACAACGCAACCACCTGGCTCGCCTGGATCGGCGCCCACGATCCCGCCAGCGAGGCGGCGCGCCTGAGCGCCTTCGTCGCCCGGCTCGTTGCCCTGCGCCGCGAAGCGCCCGTCCTGCGCAGCACGCGCTGGTGGCCGGCGCTGCCGGCAGAGGGCGCGCCGGGCATCCACTGGCTGCGGCCCGACGGCCAGCCCATGCAGGAGGCCGACTGGCACGGCGGCACGGCCCTTGCCATCCTTTTCGAAGCGGCAGCGGCGGATGCAGGCGCGTGGCTGGTGCTGGTGAATGCGGGACCGGCGACCGTTTCCTTTGCGCTGCCCGCGGGTTCGTGGCAGTGGCGGCTCGCAACGGACGACCCGGCGCCCGATGCCGCCGCCGCGCCGCAGCAACCCCATGCCGGCACGGTGGAGGTACCTCATTCGAGCATCCGGATTGCAAGAAGGTAG
- the glgC gene encoding glucose-1-phosphate adenylyltransferase — MDTNSNTPQAPLQAHQLVRRTIALVLAGGRGSRLKQLTDRRAKPAVYFGGKFRIIDFALSNCLNSGIRRMAVVTQYKSHSLMRHLQRGWSFLRAELNEMVDVLPAQQRTGDEHWYRGTADAVFQNLDIIQTRSTKHDYVVVLAGDHIYKMDYSIMVKDHAERGLGCTVGCIEVPRMEATAFGVMAVDDGRQITAFLEKPADPPAMPGHPDVALASMGIYVFDSEYLYQLLEEDAVNPDSSHDFGKDIIPRAVAQGRALAHPFGMSCVTRASRGPDAKAYWRDVGTIDAFWAANLDLASITPELDIYDTDWPIWTYQRQLPPAKFVLDREGRHGMTVNTIVSGGCIVSGSKVSSSVLFSGVRIHSFCDINEAVLLPDVEVGRGARLNRVVVDRGCVIPDEMVIGEDAAADAARFERTDNGVVLVTREMLKRLLAA, encoded by the coding sequence ATGGACACCAACAGCAACACGCCGCAGGCGCCCCTGCAGGCGCATCAACTGGTCCGCCGCACCATCGCCCTGGTGCTGGCCGGTGGCCGAGGCTCCCGCCTCAAGCAGCTGACCGACCGGCGCGCCAAGCCGGCGGTGTACTTCGGCGGCAAGTTCCGCATCATCGACTTCGCGCTGTCGAACTGCCTCAACTCCGGCATCCGGCGCATGGCGGTGGTCACGCAGTACAAATCGCATTCGCTGATGCGCCACCTGCAGCGCGGCTGGAGCTTCCTGCGCGCCGAGCTCAACGAGATGGTCGACGTGCTGCCCGCGCAGCAGCGCACGGGCGACGAGCACTGGTACCGCGGCACGGCCGACGCGGTGTTCCAGAACCTGGACATCATCCAGACCCGCTCCACCAAGCACGACTACGTGGTGGTGCTGGCCGGCGACCACATCTACAAGATGGACTACTCGATCATGGTCAAGGACCATGCCGAGCGCGGCCTGGGCTGCACGGTCGGCTGCATCGAGGTGCCGCGCATGGAAGCCACCGCCTTCGGCGTGATGGCCGTCGACGACGGCCGCCAGATCACCGCCTTTCTCGAGAAGCCGGCCGACCCGCCCGCCATGCCGGGCCATCCCGACGTGGCGCTGGCCAGCATGGGCATCTACGTGTTCGATTCCGAGTACCTCTACCAGCTGCTCGAGGAAGACGCCGTCAACCCCGATTCGAGCCACGATTTCGGCAAGGACATCATCCCGCGCGCCGTGGCGCAGGGCCGCGCGCTGGCGCATCCCTTCGGCATGTCGTGCGTCACGCGCGCCTCGCGCGGGCCCGACGCCAAGGCCTACTGGCGCGACGTGGGCACGATTGATGCATTCTGGGCAGCCAACCTCGACCTGGCCTCCATCACGCCCGAACTCGACATCTATGACACAGACTGGCCCATCTGGACCTACCAGCGGCAGCTGCCGCCAGCCAAGTTCGTGCTCGATCGCGAGGGCCGGCACGGCATGACGGTCAACACCATCGTCTCGGGCGGTTGCATCGTCTCGGGCTCCAAGGTCAGCAGCTCGGTGCTGTTCTCGGGCGTGCGCATCCATTCGTTCTGCGACATCAACGAGGCCGTGCTGCTGCCAGACGTCGAAGTGGGCCGCGGCGCCCGGCTCAACCGCGTGGTGGTCGACCGCGGCTGCGTCATTCCGGACGAGATGGTGATCGGCGAAGACGCCGCAGCCGATGCCGCGCGCTTCGAGCGCACCGACAACGGCGTGGTGCTGGTCACCCGCGAAATGCTCAAGCGCCTGCTGGCTGCCTGA
- a CDS encoding alpha-glucosidase has translation MRSSNNSNSEWWRGAVIYQIYPRSFMDSNGDGIGDLPGITSRLEHVASLGADAIWVSPFFRSPMKDFGYDVADYRAVDPIFGTLADFDEMLARAHALGLKIIIDQVLSHTSDQHAWFAESRTSRNNPKADWYVWADPRPDGTPPTNWLSVFGGPAWQWDSRRRQYYLHSFLKEQPDLNFHCAEVQEALLGEVRFWCERGVDGFRFDACNHQFHDALLRDNPPSSAASLDAVSTVRADNPYAMQQHLYDKSQMENLGFLESLRGLLDDYGAVALGEVGDENAPPVMAQYTELGKRLHLAYSFSLLTAEHSARHLRHQVETLDHALAPTGGWGCWAVSNHDVPRVATRWNGGGPEDTRRDRLWLALLLALRGSASIYQGEELGLPEAEVPFELLQDPYGRAFWPEFKGRDGCRTPMPWKADELHAGFTTGGPWLPVYGRHLPLAVDRQSTDPDSMLAFSRALLRWRRTQPLLRTGSIAFLDAPEPVLRFERREGNQSLQAVFNLGGEPVSIALREALEPLAGHPLSSSSSLQAGGERRMLALAPYGVFFGRPAGKEQM, from the coding sequence ATGCGCAGCAGTAACAACAGCAACAGCGAATGGTGGCGCGGCGCGGTGATCTACCAGATCTATCCGCGCAGCTTCATGGACAGCAACGGCGATGGCATCGGCGACCTGCCCGGCATCACGTCGCGGCTCGAGCACGTGGCAAGCCTGGGGGCCGATGCGATCTGGGTGTCGCCCTTCTTCCGTTCGCCGATGAAGGACTTCGGCTACGACGTGGCCGACTACCGCGCCGTCGATCCGATCTTCGGCACGCTGGCCGATTTCGACGAGATGCTGGCGCGCGCGCATGCGCTGGGCCTGAAGATCATCATCGACCAGGTGCTTTCGCACACCTCCGACCAGCACGCCTGGTTCGCCGAAAGCCGCACGAGCCGCAACAACCCCAAGGCCGACTGGTACGTGTGGGCCGACCCGCGGCCCGACGGCACGCCGCCCACCAACTGGCTGTCGGTCTTCGGCGGACCGGCCTGGCAATGGGATTCGCGCCGCCGCCAGTACTACCTGCACAGTTTCCTCAAGGAGCAGCCCGACCTGAACTTCCACTGCGCCGAGGTGCAGGAAGCGCTGCTGGGCGAGGTGCGCTTCTGGTGCGAGCGCGGCGTGGACGGCTTCCGCTTCGATGCCTGCAACCACCAGTTCCACGACGCGCTGCTGCGCGACAACCCGCCGTCCAGCGCCGCCTCGCTGGACGCGGTGAGCACGGTGCGGGCCGACAACCCCTATGCCATGCAGCAGCACCTCTACGACAAGAGCCAGATGGAGAACCTGGGCTTCCTCGAGAGCCTGCGCGGGCTGCTCGATGACTACGGCGCGGTCGCGCTCGGCGAGGTCGGCGACGAGAACGCGCCGCCCGTCATGGCGCAGTACACCGAACTGGGCAAGCGCCTGCACCTGGCCTACAGCTTCAGCCTGCTGACGGCCGAGCACAGCGCCAGGCATCTGCGCCACCAGGTCGAGACGCTCGACCATGCGCTCGCGCCGACGGGCGGCTGGGGCTGCTGGGCCGTGTCCAACCATGACGTGCCGCGCGTGGCCACGCGCTGGAACGGCGGCGGCCCGGAAGACACGCGGCGCGACCGGCTCTGGCTCGCGCTGCTGCTGGCGCTGCGCGGCAGCGCCAGCATCTACCAGGGCGAGGAGCTCGGCCTGCCCGAGGCCGAGGTGCCGTTCGAGCTGCTGCAAGACCCGTACGGCCGCGCGTTCTGGCCCGAATTCAAGGGCCGCGACGGCTGCCGCACGCCCATGCCCTGGAAGGCCGACGAACTGCACGCCGGCTTCACCACCGGCGGGCCCTGGCTGCCGGTCTACGGCCGCCACCTGCCGCTGGCCGTCGACCGCCAGTCCACCGATCCCGACTCGATGCTCGCATTCAGCCGCGCACTGCTGCGCTGGCGCCGCACCCAGCCGCTGCTGCGCACCGGCAGCATCGCCTTCCTCGATGCGCCGGAGCCCGTGCTGCGGTTCGAGCGGCGCGAAGGGAACCAATCGCTGCAGGCTGTCTTCAACCTGGGAGGCGAGCCCGTGTCCATCGCCCTGCGCGAGGCGCTCGAGCCGCTCGCGGGGCATCCGCTTTCATCGTCGTCGTCCCTGCAGGCCGGCGGCGAAAGGCGCATGCTGGCGCTGGCGCCCTATGGTGTCTTTTTCGGCCGGCCCGCTGGCAAAGAACAGATGTGA
- a CDS encoding peroxidase-related enzyme (This protein belongs to a clade of uncharacterized proteins related to peroxidases such as the alkylhydroperoxidase AhpD.) has product MNAPIRIKGFTNEVLSWKPWLDPVAVAAATPAQLAALDEMSPQARTSPYFLVLAHQPEMLLQRSIAFNAIMFAPGGMPRAERELGATVESRVNGCVYCASVHAQRFEQLAKRSDVISQVFEEPASAGTTPREKAIVEFSIRLGAEPGKVSAEDVRMLKEVGLAELEILDLVHSVALFAWANRLMLNLGEPVFPAAAAAAAS; this is encoded by the coding sequence ATGAACGCGCCGATCCGCATCAAGGGCTTCACCAACGAGGTGCTGAGCTGGAAGCCCTGGCTCGACCCGGTCGCTGTCGCCGCGGCCACGCCGGCCCAGCTGGCCGCGCTCGACGAGATGAGCCCGCAGGCCCGCACCTCGCCCTATTTCCTGGTGCTGGCGCACCAGCCCGAGATGCTGCTGCAGCGCTCCATCGCCTTCAACGCGATCATGTTCGCGCCGGGCGGCATGCCGCGCGCAGAGCGCGAGCTGGGCGCCACGGTGGAGTCGCGCGTCAACGGCTGCGTGTACTGCGCCTCGGTGCATGCCCAGCGCTTCGAGCAGCTGGCCAAGCGCAGCGACGTGATCTCCCAGGTGTTCGAGGAGCCGGCTTCCGCGGGCACCACGCCGCGCGAGAAGGCCATCGTCGAGTTCTCGATCCGGCTCGGTGCCGAGCCCGGCAAGGTGTCGGCCGAGGACGTGCGAATGCTCAAGGAGGTGGGGCTGGCCGAGCTCGAGATCCTCGACCTGGTTCACTCCGTGGCGCTCTTCGCCTGGGCCAACCGGCTGATGCTCAACCTGGGCGAGCCGGTCTTTCCGGCAGCGGCTGCGGCAGCCGCTTCATAG
- a CDS encoding CMD domain-containing protein, translated as MTIPLSDSAPAVDVIDATVPLVPGHATRLLRQQRDKVVAATQGSYDAMFSPSVEGLSVPERLLVALHACSVSKAATLAAHYRERLLAEGADRELIAAVGSGAAVADVRLRTVLAFTASLIERPIEGDKAAVQALADAGLTTPAIVALGQLIAFLSYQVRVVAGLQALAAAEVVQ; from the coding sequence ATGACCATTCCTCTTTCCGACTCAGCCCCCGCCGTCGACGTGATCGACGCCACGGTGCCATTGGTGCCCGGCCACGCCACCCGCCTGCTGCGCCAGCAACGCGACAAGGTCGTGGCGGCCACGCAGGGCAGCTACGACGCGATGTTCTCGCCATCGGTCGAAGGCCTCTCGGTGCCCGAGCGCCTGCTGGTCGCACTGCACGCGTGCAGCGTCTCGAAAGCCGCGACGCTCGCCGCGCACTACCGCGAGCGATTGCTGGCCGAGGGCGCGGACCGCGAGCTGATCGCGGCCGTGGGAAGCGGCGCTGCGGTGGCGGATGTGCGCCTGCGCACGGTGCTGGCATTCACCGCCAGCCTGATCGAGCGCCCCATCGAGGGCGACAAGGCCGCGGTGCAGGCGCTGGCCGACGCAGGGCTCACGACGCCCGCCATCGTCGCGCTGGGCCAGCTGATCGCCTTTCTCTCCTACCAGGTCCGCGTGGTCGCGGGCCTGCAGGCGCTGGCCGCCGCGGAGGTCGTTCAATGA